The genomic window AACAAGCCTTTGTTCAGTTAGATAACGGCAGAAATGTCTATGTCCGTGGGAAAGTTGACCGTATCGATCGATTAAAGACCAGTGAAGCTATTGGTGTTGTAGACTACAAATCTTCTCTAACTCAATTTAACTTTCCTCTCTTTTTTAACGGTCTAAACTCACAATTGCCAACATACTTGGCTGCTCTTAAGAAAGAAGGAAATAAAGATTTCTTTGGAGCTATGTATTTAGTGATGGCTGAACCGATTCAGTCCTTACAAGCCAATAAAACTCTTTCAAAGGCTTTAGCAGAAACGACTAAGAGTATGAAATATCAAGGGCTATTTCTCGAAAAAGAGATAACGAACCTTGGGGAACTTTACAATAAAAACAAGACCTATCAGTTGTCTGATGAGGAATTCCAGTTATTACTGGACTACAACGCCCTTATCTACAAAAAGGCAGCAGAGAAGATTTTATCTGGCCAATTTGCTATCAATCCATACACAGAAGACGGAAGAAGTATTACCCCATATGTTCAACAATATCAAGCTATTACAGGATTTGAAGCCAATTACCATCTAGGTCAAGCTAGATTCTTAGATAAGGTTGCTAAGAGTAATGACAAGGAAGCTTGGTTTAATAAAATTAGAGAGGAGTTGGAACGATGAAATTTTTATCCCAAGAAGAGGTTGAAGAGTTGCAAGTAGCAGAAGCTCATTCTGACAAGAAACCAAAGAAAACCGCTGAGCAAATTCAAGCTATCTACAGTTCTGGTAAAAACATTCTGGTTTCAGCATCAGCTGGCTCAGGAAAAACCTTTGTCATGGCTGAACGAATTCTTGATCAACTAGCGCGTGGAGTAGAAATTCGCCAACTCTTTATTTCAACCTTTACGGTAAAGGCAGCCACCGAGTTAAAAGAACGCTTGGAAAAGAAAATCAGCCAACAAATCCAAGAGACTCAAAATTTGGAGCTAAAAAAACATCTTGGAAGACAATTAGCTGATTTACCAAACGCTGCCATCGGAACTATGGACTCTTTTACTCAGAAGTTCCTGGCTAAACATGGTTATCTGATTGACCTCGCCCCAAACTTTCGGATTCTTGAGAATGAAAGTGAACAACTTCTCTTAAAAAATGAGGTTTTTCGACAAGTTTTTGAAAGTCATTACCAAGACAAGGAGAAAGATGATTTTAGTCGATTGGTCAAGAACTTTGCTGGTAGGAGTAAAGATGCGCGTGGACTACGTAAACAGGTCTATATGATTTATGATTTTTTGCAATCTACTAGCAATCCTCAGGCTTGGCTAGAGGAATCTTTCCTAAAAGGTTTTGAAAAGGCTGATTTTACAGTTGCTAAAGAAAACCTTGTAGACGATATAAAGGAGAAACTCTGGAATTTAGAAAGCTTTTTCCGTTACCATTTGGATAATGATGCCAAGGAATTTGGTAAAGCAGCTTATTTAGAATCTGTTCAACAAGTTCTTGATGAAATCGGAGCTTTAACCAACGAATCAACTTTTAATCAATACCAAGAAGTTTTAGAACGAGTTGTTAGTATCTCTAAGGATAAGGGAGGTCGTGCTCTTACAAATGCTAGTCGTAAGGCCGAACTGCAAGACTTGAAAGAAACCTACAACCAAGAGAGAAAAGCAAAATTTGAGAAGCTGATTGCACTCAATGATCAAATCACTTTACTAAAATTCCAGGAAGAGTATCATCAAGAGTCCTGGGACTTGGCAAAGACATTCCAAGTGTTCATGAGAGATTTTGTTGATGCCTATCGACAACGAAAACGCGAAGAAAATGCCTTCGAATTTGCTGATATTAGCCACTATACCATTGAGATTTTGGAAAACTTCCCACAGGTTCGTCAAGAGTATCAGGAACGCTTCCATGAAGTCATGGTTGATGAGTACCAAGATACCAACCATATCCAGGAAAGAATGCTAGAACTCCTCTCAAACGGTCATAATCGTTTTATGGTGGGTGACATTAAGCAGTCTATTTATCGTTTTAGACAGGCAGATCCCCAAATCTTCAATGAAAAATTCCACAGCTTTGCTCAGGATGGCAAAGAAGGTCAGTTAATACTGCTCAAGGAAAACTTCCGTAGTAGTTCTGAAGTTCTTGATGCTACGAACGATGTCTTTAAGCATCTCATGGATGAGGAAGTTGGAGAGATATCTTATGACGGCATGCATCAACTTGTTTTCGGATATACTGATTTACAGCCAGATTCAGAAAACAAGGCAGAAGTCCTCTTGTATGATAAGGATGTTGACAGTGATTCTAAGGATGAGGAAGAGTTTTCGACCAACAAACTGACTGGTGAAATGCGAATGGTCATTAAGGAGATATTGCATCTTCATAATGATAAAGGGGTTCCTTTCAATGACATGGCTCTCTTAACTGCCAGCAGAAGTCGGAATGACCAGGTATTACTTGCCTTGTCTGAGTATGGGATTCCAGTCAAGACAGATGGCGCTCAAGCAAACTATTTGCAATCCCTAGAAGTCCAGGTGATGTTGGATACTCTTCGTGTCATCCACAACCCTCTTCAAGACTTTGCTTTGGTTGCTCTAATGAAATCTCCGATGTTTAGCTTCGATGAGGATGAATTGGCTCGTCTAGCTCTTCAAAATTCTGAGGATAAGGTTCAAGAGAACTTTTATGAAAAACTAGTCAATGCTCAAGCAAAAACTAGTATCCAAAAGGATTTAATAAAATCTGAACTCCATAAAAAGCTTAACCTTTTCTTGGAAACTGTTAATTCTTGGCGTTTGTTCTCAAAAACTCATTCGCTTTATGACCTTATTTGGAAAATCTATAGTGAACGTTTCTATTATGATTATGTTGGTGCTTTGCCAAATGGTCAGGCTAGACAGGCCAACCTTTATGCCCTAGCCCTACGAGCTGACCAGTTTGAAAAGAGTAATTTTAAAGGCTTATCACGTTTCATAACTATGATTGATCAAGTCTTGGAAGCCAAGCATGACCTTGCCAGCGTCACTGTAGCTCCACCTAAGGATGCTGTGGAGCTTATGAGTATTCATAAGAGTAAGGGACTTGAGTTCCCTTATGTCTTTATTCTCAATATTGATCAGCAATTTAACAAGCAAGATTCCATGTCTGAAGTCATCCTAAGTCGAAAAAATGGCCTAGGTCTTAAGTATGTGGCTAGAGTAGCTACAAATGCAAAAGAGGAATATCTTCCATCATCGATTAAGTTATCTATCCCAAGCTTGACTTATACTCAAAATGAGGAAGAGCTGCAATTAGCAAGCTATTCTGAGTTGATGCGTTTACTTTATGTAGCCATGACTCGTGCTGAGAAAAAACTCTATCTAGTCGGAAAGGGATCAAGGGAAAAGTTGGAGTCTAAAGAATACCTGACAAATGGGCAAGGTCTCCTAACACGTCAAACCAGGTTAGATGCTCAAAATTTCCAGGACTGGATTTGGGCAATCTATCAAGCTTTTTCTAAAGAGGACTTACACTTTAGTGTTCGTTTCGAGGGTGAAGAACAACTGACAGAAGAAGCTATCGGTAAATTGGAAACTAAAAGCCAGCTCCAAGATCTTTCTCAGACAAGTAACCGTCAGTCTGATACCATTAAGGAAGCTTTAGAAATGCTGAAAGAAGTGGAAGTGTATAATGAAATCCATCGTGCAGCAATCAATCTCCCAAGTGTTCAGACCCCAAGCCAGATTAAGAAGTTTTATGAACCAGTCATGGATATGGAAGGTGTAGTAGTAGCTGGTCAAAGTAAACCAAAAGAAAATACTATTCAGTTTGAACTCCCAGACTTCTCCAAGACAGAAAAAGTCACTAGAGCTGAAATTGGTAGTGCTACCCATGAACTCATGCAGCGAATCAATCTTGATAAGGAACCTAAATTAGAAACTTTAACGGTGGCTTTAGAGCAAGTGCAAGCAAGCCCTGCTGTTAAAGATAAAGTTAATCTTAATAAAATCTTGTCTTTCTTTGATACAGCTCTTGGTCAAGAGATTCTTAAAAATCAAGATAAACTTTATCGAGAACAACCCTTCTCTATGTTAAAAAGAGATGCTAAGAGTCAGGAAGACTTTGTTGTCCGTGGAATTTTAGATGGTTATCTAGTTTATGAGGATAAAATTGTTCTTTTTGACTACAAGACAGATCATTATGAATATCCAAGTCAACTGATTGAACGTTATAGAGGTCAATTATCTCTATATGCAGAAGCCTTATCCCGTTCTTATCAAATAGACAAGGTTGAAAAATATCTGATTTTGCTTGGCAAAGATATGGTTGAAGTGGTCGAGGTGAACTAATCTTGTAAAAACTATTGTCATACTTGACAGTAGTTTTTATTTATTTTCAGTTATGGTATACTAGTTGCAGAAAAGGATGTAAAAGAATCTATGTCAAAAGAAATCGATATTGAATATTATCATCAATTAGCGCTACAAAAACAAAAGGAACACAGAAAATTTCTAGGAAACCTAAAGAAGAAAGCTCCTAAAAATTTGGATAAGATTGCACTTGAGATTCACCAAGAGGTTTTTGAGGAAATTGATTGTACAGCCTGTGCCAATTGTTGTAAAACTCTTGGTCCTGACTTTAAAGAAGCTGATATAACTCGCATTGCCAAGTACTTTAAAATGAAATTACCAGCCTTCGAAGACGAATTTCTCCAAGTTGATGAAGACGGTGATAAGGTCTTTAAGTCAATGCCATGTCCATTTCTAGGTGACGATAATCTATGTTCTATATATGATGTTCGTCCTAAGGCTTGTAGAGAATTTCCACATACCGACCGAAAAAAGATTTATCAAATCAATAATCTGACTATCAAAAACACTTTAACCTGTCCTGCGGCCTATCTCTTCGTTGAGAAATTAAGAGAAAAAACCGAATGAAGGAGTCTTTATTAGGTAATTGTTTGTCAATTAAGCGTTTACATGGTATAATGTATGTGAAAAAATTATCAATCTATCGGATTTTGCTTATGCATGATCCCTTTCATATAAGGAGAAAAAGTGAATGAAAAAACTCACTAAATTTGGCATTATCACAATGTCTGTTTTTGTTCTAAATCTGGTATCACAGTCAGTGGTTCAAGCTGATGAAACTAATAGCGAACCAGCAAATGTTTCAGTGACACCAGGTATTACTAATTCAACTGATGCTGAGAACACTTCTTCAGCAGACAATAAGGTTGCACCAGACCCTACTAGTGACACATCACTAAAATCAGACGAAGAGGGTGCCAATGCTTCCTCACCAAAAACTATGGTTGCACCAGACCCTACTAGTGACACCTCACTGAAATCAGACGAAGAGGGTGCCAATGCTTCCTCACCAAAAACTGAAGAAATCTCAACTAATAGCGAAGCTACAACTGGCGGGAAAGAAGATTCAACCTCTCCTTCTGGGACTTCAACAGGCTCTGTCCCAGGCGCTAGTTGGGAACCAGATGGTAGCAATATCATTGATGAAGGTGGTTACGTCAATGTTGAAGGACTTCCAGCACATTTTAGTGAAGATGGTAAAAGTGTAGTCTACAATTACACTGTATCCTTCAAAGGAATGCACTCAAGTGATCGTGGCCAAACAGTCCGTGACATTCGTGTTCGTATTCCTAAAATTGCAGGTGCAAAGGCTGATTTCACTTTGATTGGAACACGTGATGCTAATGAAAATCCTGTAGATGTCAATGTTCCAATGAAAGAGCTTAAGTATGATGAATATGATGCGTATTCTGATTGGGATGCGATTGTTCCAACTGCTGAGGAACTAGCAGCGGGTAAGAAACCATCTATTGTAGATATGCAAGATTATGATTTCGGTGATGGAACTGTTAATTTATATGCTGTCAGTTCAAAAACATTGAGATCAACTGCTCTTCGAGTATCTGTAACCGTACCCTTGGAGGAAGCTAAGAAGATCAAGTACTTACCAATCGACGCGAGATTTGCTTGGAAATGTTCTCAAGAAGGTGGGGTTGGTTCATTTGAAGAAGGTTGCCAAAGTCTAGAAGAATATCATCGAATTCAACCATATTATCCAGATAGCAATGGGAAAATGACTTATGGCGCCCTAGCTAATCCAAGCTTAGTAGATGATACTTATGTTCAGAATGACCATCTAGTTAGGTCAGTTTCAAACCCAACTACTCATATCACACCAAATAACGGTGACTGGAAAACTATTCCTCATGATGTTAATATTAATCCTGAGACCTTCTTTAATTATGTTAAAACTTTTACTTTGAAATACAATCCTGCTGTTAAATACTATGCTTCAGAATTTGAAGATATGGCTGACCAGGATGTTTCTACGCTTCACTATGGAGATGTAGTGGTGGATTATGTTATCAAAGGAACAAATCAATCTATCAAGGAAACATATAAAGACACACCATTAACTTCTATTTATGGATCTGATGGAAATCTTGTGACCTACAATGCTGCTGAAAACGCAGATGAGCGTCCGTCTTCTATCACTGTAGATGGTAAAAAATACAATCTAGTTGGTGTTTCTTCAACATCTGCACCTGAAACAGGTCAGTTAAAAGAAGGTACAACTCATGTTATTTATGAGTATGAGAAGGAGCCAGATCCAGAACCAACTCCAGATCCTAAACCAACCCCAGATCCAGAGCCAACTCCAGATCCTAAACCAACCCCAGATCCAGAGCCAACTCCAGATCCAGAGCCAACTCCAGATCCGAAACCAACCCCAGATCCAGAGCCAACTCCAGATCCAGAGCCAACTCCAGATCCAGAGCCAACTCCAGATCCAGAGCCAATTCCAAATCCAGAGCCAACTCCAGATCCGAAACCAACCCCAGATCCAGAGCCAACTCCAGATCCGAAACCAACTCCAGATCCAGAGCCAACTCCAGATCCAGAGCCAACTCCAGATCCGAAACCAACTCCAGATCCAGAACCAACTCCAGATCCAGAGCCAACTCCAAATCCAGAGCCAACTCCAGATCCGAAACCAACCCCAGATCCAGAGCCAACTCCAGATCCGAAACCAACCCCAGATCCAGAACCAACCCCAGATCCGAAACCAACTCCAGATCCAGAGCCAACCCCAGATCCAAAACCGACTCCAGATCCAGAGCCAACTCCAGATCCAGAGCCAACTCCAGATCCGAAACCAACCCCAGATCCAGAGCCAACTCCAGATCCAGAGCCAACTCCAAATCCAGAGCCAACTCCAGATCCTAAACCAACCCCAGATCCAGAGCCAACTCCAGATCCGAAACCAACCCCAAATCCAGAGCCAACTCCAGATCCGAAACCAACCCCAAATCCAGAGCCAACTCCAGATCCAGGAAGCAAATCAGAAGAAACACCGAAACCTATTCAACAAGATAAAGTTCAATCTTCTGAGCAAAAAGTAGCTCATGAAAAAGCTCAGTTACCAAATACAGGTACTTCTGATTCGCCATTAATTATGAATCTTCTTGCTATTATAGCTGGAATATTTGGTATTTCACTTTTCAAAAAAAGTAAAAAAAACAAAGAATTAAGTGAATAGTTCTATAAAAAGCCATCTAAATTGGATGGCTTTTTAACATAGTCTACTATTTTTCTATAGTTAAAGTCTGTATTTAACAGGCTTTAATTTTTGTATATTTATCAATCTTATCTAATCAAAAATCATCTACTTGTCTTAAAGTTTCTTTAACTTTTTCTTAAAGAAAACTGATATAAGGTATTTTTAAGCGATGTTCTGTATAGTTATTCCATCATCAAAGAAGGAGGTATCGATATGAACTATATAGTCATTCCAGCTTATCAACCAGATAATAAACTTATCAAACTTATCGAAAAAATTCATGAAAAGAGTAATTTTCATATCCTTGTCATTGACGATGGAAGTTCATCAAAGTGCCAAAAAATCTTTGATAAAGCCGAGCAATATGCTACGGTACTCCGTCACGAAGTGAATCAAGGTAAAGGGCAGGCGCTTAAAACAGCCTTTTCTTATATCCAAGACCAAAACATTTATGGAACAGTAGTCACAGCAGACGCGGATGGGCAACACAAAATTTGGGATATTTTCCGTGCGGCTAACAAAGCTTCTGAAAATCCTAACAAGCTAATCTTGGGTGTGCGTGCCTTTACAGGTAAGGTTCCACTCCGTAGTCGTTTTGGGAATAGCTTGACAAAAGTACTCTTTAAATTACAAACAGGAGTAGGAGTAACAGATACTCAGACAGGCCTTCGCGCCTTTACAACAAATCTCATTCCTTTTATGCTAAAGATCGAAGGTCAACGTTATGAATACGAAATGAACATGCTTCTGGAAGCAAGCAAAGAATATGAAATCATACGGTGTAAAAACGGTCTACAACCTTGATGGTGGTGGATCATCTACGCTTTACTTCAACGGTCAGGTTATTAACAAGCCAACGACTGGAGGAAACAAAATTTCAGAAAGGGCGGTGAGTGATATTGTCTACATCGGTTATTAATCCTAACAAAAAACGTTTTAAAAAAACTGTCATCTCTTATACACTAATTACGATTTTCTTCTTTGCCTTCTCTAGAATTTATGAAGCATTCAGTTTTGGAGAGACATCAGTTCATATGCATTACTTGTTCGCTGTACCTCTGGTGGGTGGGATAATACTAGCAATCTTGCTCAAAGCCCCTCCGTATTTGTCCAGAATTAGCCTTAATTTATGGAATTCGGCAGTAGCTATTGTTACAACAGGGACACTATTCCGAGGTATTGTCAATCTATCTGGTCGTTCAACCACACTTGATGCACCATATTGGTATGTAGGTATTAGTTTTGCAATCTTAGCTATTCTATCTACATTTATAAATCCTCTTCTAACTTATAAACGTACCAAAGTAATAGAAGGTTAATTATTAGAATAAAATAAGTAGTCGTTCAGATATTGTTCGACTACTTTTTGTTGACTTTTATTTCTAAATTGTTTTAACAATATTACAACTTTCTTTCTTTTTAAAGATGTTACTTTTATATTTGAAATTATAATGTATAATAAAATAGAGATTGTTGTCTTTAAAACGATAAGTAAGAAGTAAAAAATATAGGGAATATAAAATTGAAAGGATAAAATAATGAAAAAGATATTACTAGCAAGTACAGTTGTTCTTTCCATAGCAGGGATTTCAAAAAACAACGTCCTGGCTGAAGAAAACCAAGCTACAAACAAAGTGCAAAGTTCAGAAAAAACTGTAGCAAATGAAATAAGTAAAGAAGCTAAAGAGAAAAAGCAAGCTCAAGGTCAAGAGCAGAACGATAAGCAGAATCAGAACGAAACACAAAACAAGGTAGAAAAAGATTCTTCCCAATCTACACAGAAACAAGAAACAGCCCTTACCAAGGATAACTCTTCAACAGAAGAAATTACTGAAGAGGTCAACAAAGAAGGTTGGCAAAAAGAGAATGGTCAATGGCGTTATTATGAAAATAAAAAGGCTGTTACGAATTGGAAAAAAATAGCTGGTCACTGGTATTATTTTAACCAAGACGGTACCATGCTTAGCAATACAGTTTATGATGACTATCTCTTTAACAAAAGCGGTGCTATGGTTGAAACTTCTTGGGTAAAAATTGATGAAAAGTGGTATTATGCCACAGAATCAGGAAAGATTATCCGCAACAAATGGGAAAAAATCAACGGTTTTTGGTATCGTTTTGATGAAACTGGTATCATGTTAAGCAAAACCATTTATAATGACTATCTTATTCAGACTAGCGGTGCTATGGCTGAAAAGAACTGGGTAAAAATGAATGAAAAGTGGTACTATGCTACTGATTCAGGAAAAGTCGTTCGTAATAAGTGGGAAAAGATTAATAGCTCTTGGTACCTATTTGATAAAGACGGGGTTATGTTGAGTAGTCAATGGAAAGATAAATACTACCTAAAAGATAGTGGCGCCATGGCTCAAAACGAATGGTTCTTTGATAAAAAATACAATAGTTGGTTCTACTTAAAATCAGATGGTTCTTATGCTGAAAACCAATGGCAAGGGTCCTACTATCTCAAATCATACGGTTATATGGCCAAGAATGAGTGGATCTTTGATAAGAGTTACAATGCTTGGTATTATCTAAAAGATGATGGACTATATGCTACTGGAACACTCAAAATCAATGGTAAAAATTATAGCTTTGAAAATAACGGGAAGTGGATCTCTAATCCATCTAGTTATTATAAAGTAAAACCAATAACAGCCTATGTTTATAGTGCTTCTGGAGATAGACTTAGCTATATTTCTCAAGGTACTATAGTTGCTGTTTCTGACACAGAGTCTCAAGGTGACAGACTCCCAGTCCAAATTTCTGGACTTTCAGGCTTTATGAATAAGGGTGACCTTGTAGCTGTTAACACTAATAATGAGTTTATCCCTCATTACACAAGCGATGGTCGTTACGTTTATCACGAGTTATCACCTTATACAAGTATTCGTGTAGCACCTCATAGTTCATCGATGGCTATTGGTACAAAATACTATTCAGCAGATGGCGTTAACTTTGATAACTTTAAAGTTGAGAACCCATTCCTCTATAGAGATCTAAGAAAGCCAACAAATTATACAGCAGCTGAACTCGATAAAGTTTATTCTCTTATGAATATTCAGGGGAGTCGACTTGCAGGAAAAGGAGAGGTCTTCAAAGAAGCGGAGAAACGCTATCAGGTGAATGCACTCTATCTAATGGCGCACAGTGCTCTAGAAAGCGCATGGGGACGTAGTCAGATTGCAAAAGATAAGAATAACTTCTTTGGTATTGCTGCCTATGATACCACTCCATATGATTCTGCAAAGAGTTTCGACAATGTTGATAAGGGAATCCTAGGTGCAGCTAAATGGATTCGAGAAAATTATATTGATGAAGGTAGAACCTATCTTGGTAACAAATCATCTGGTATGAACGTTCTTTACGCTTCCGATCCATATTGGGGTGAAAAGATTGCTAGCATTATGATGACAATCAATAGTAAACTTGGTGAAAAAGATTAAAATATTTTAAAATCGATAACTTTAAAATGGTTATCGATTTTCTCTATTATAAATCATAAAAAATAAAGGGTTTACTTTTTTAGTAAACCCTTTTTTGGTTGTGAACTTAAATCATATAAAATTAGACCACTTTAATTGTGTTCATTAAAATTAGTTATTTTTAGATTTAAGTGAGTTTCTAACAACTAGAATTGATGAAACAAGGATGATAGTACCAAGAATTGTTACAAATGTTCCTTTTCTTTCACCAGTTTTTGGAAGCCCTGGCTTATCTTCAGTTGTAGTTGTTGTAGTTGAAGTAGCCTTAGGTTCTACAGTTGTAGTTGTTGTAGTTGAAGTAGTCTTAGGTTCTACAGTTGTAGTTGTAGGCTCTTCAGTTGTAGTTGTAGTTGAAGTAGTCTTAGGCTCTTCAGTTGTAGTTGTTGTGCTTGAAGTAGTCTTAGGCTCTTCAGTTGTAGTTGTAGTTGAAGTAGTCTTAGGCTCTTCAGTTGTAGTTGTAGTTGAAGTAGTCTTAGGCTCTTCAGTTGTAGTTGTAGTTGAAGTAGTCTTAGGCTCTTCAGTTGTAGTTGTAGTTGAAGTAGTCTTAGGCTCTTCAGTTGTAGTTGTTGTGCTTGAAGTAGTCTTAGGCTCTTCAGTTGTAGTTGTTGTGCTTGAAGTAGTCTTAGGCTCTTCAGTTGTTGTTGTAGTTGAAGTAGTTGTAGGCTCTTCAGTTGTTGTTGTAGTTGAAGTAGTCTTAGGCTCTTCAGTTGTTGTTGTAGTTGAAGTAGTTGTAGACTCTTCAGTTGTTGTTGTAGTTGAAGTAGTTGTAGGCTCTTCAGTTGTTGTTGTAGTTGAAGTAGTTGTAGGCTCTTCAGTTGTTGTTGTAGTTGAAGTAGTTGTAGGCTCTTCAGTCGTAGTTGTAGTTGAAGTAGTTGTAGGCTCTTCAGTTGTTGTTGTAGTTGTTGAAGTAGTTGTAGGCTCTTCAGTCGTAGTTGTAGTTGAAGTAGTTGTAGGCTCTTCAGTTGTAGTTGTAGTTGAAGTAGTTGTAGGCTCTTCAGTTGTAGTTGTGGTTGTAGTTGTAGTTGTGGTTGTAGTAGTTGAAGTTTGATCGCCATCCACACCACCGTTTGCATTGATGTTTGCCACAGATGCGTTTACTTCTTTGGCCACAACCGCAGTTTCACCTTTGACTTGGTACCAAACTTTTGTGTTGTTCTTGAAGTCTTTTTGCTTTTCATTTTCTAATTTTGTACGATAGAAAATTAGAACGCCAGTCTTGTTGATCAAGTCTTTTGGAATTGTAACAGTGATTTTTCCAGAAGCATCAATTGTGAATGTTGATCCAGGAAAGGCCGCTAAGAAATCGTCGATAGCAGTTGCACCACCGTAATATCCAGGTTTATTACCTGTTGTAGTAATACTGAAGCTATCTTTTACAAGTGAATGACCACCTTGGATTTCATCTTCCACACGAACGTCGCCGTCCACTTCTAAGTTCATTGCGTTGATTGTCAATGTCCAAAGAATGTGTTCAGGATCATTAGCGTGCATATCCCCAGCTTTTAAGTAGAATGGAGCGTGGTTTTCGCCAGTCGCCTCTTTCTTAACGCTTAGATCTACTGTCTTATCTCCACTGATGATAGTAAATTTACCAACATGTTCTTTATCAGTTGCTGTATCATTATGAACTTCAATCTCAAATTCACCCCAACCACGGATGTTTTGAAGGTTTTTGATAGCTTCGTTAAAAGTAACAGTAGCAGAGCCATCAGTAATGACCATGTCTCCAACGTAAGTTCCGTCGATGTTTAGAGGAATAGTCTTTTTAAAACCTACCCCATAGACTGTACCAGAACTAGTCCAATTAACTTTTAATGTATCACCTGGTTGGATTTTTTGTGCGTGCTCGTCAAATGTAAACTTAACAGTTGTTTGTCCACCATTTGTGAGTTCATTTGATGAAACAGTCAGTGAGCTAATATTATTACTGACATCTCCAGCTTTTACCACATCAGACTGCGAAAATACTATGAACAATAAGGGTAAAAATACAAGAAAGAAGACTTTTGCAAGTCTACTTAGATTATTTTTTTTCATTTCCTTCTCCTATTTGTCTCCAAATTTTTACACTTATTTGTATGTTGAAAATAAAACCTACAAATATATGCATAA from Streptococcus sp. oral taxon 061 includes these protein-coding regions:
- the addA gene encoding helicase-exonuclease AddAB subunit AddA, whose product is MKFLSQEEVEELQVAEAHSDKKPKKTAEQIQAIYSSGKNILVSASAGSGKTFVMAERILDQLARGVEIRQLFISTFTVKAATELKERLEKKISQQIQETQNLELKKHLGRQLADLPNAAIGTMDSFTQKFLAKHGYLIDLAPNFRILENESEQLLLKNEVFRQVFESHYQDKEKDDFSRLVKNFAGRSKDARGLRKQVYMIYDFLQSTSNPQAWLEESFLKGFEKADFTVAKENLVDDIKEKLWNLESFFRYHLDNDAKEFGKAAYLESVQQVLDEIGALTNESTFNQYQEVLERVVSISKDKGGRALTNASRKAELQDLKETYNQERKAKFEKLIALNDQITLLKFQEEYHQESWDLAKTFQVFMRDFVDAYRQRKREENAFEFADISHYTIEILENFPQVRQEYQERFHEVMVDEYQDTNHIQERMLELLSNGHNRFMVGDIKQSIYRFRQADPQIFNEKFHSFAQDGKEGQLILLKENFRSSSEVLDATNDVFKHLMDEEVGEISYDGMHQLVFGYTDLQPDSENKAEVLLYDKDVDSDSKDEEEFSTNKLTGEMRMVIKEILHLHNDKGVPFNDMALLTASRSRNDQVLLALSEYGIPVKTDGAQANYLQSLEVQVMLDTLRVIHNPLQDFALVALMKSPMFSFDEDELARLALQNSEDKVQENFYEKLVNAQAKTSIQKDLIKSELHKKLNLFLETVNSWRLFSKTHSLYDLIWKIYSERFYYDYVGALPNGQARQANLYALALRADQFEKSNFKGLSRFITMIDQVLEAKHDLASVTVAPPKDAVELMSIHKSKGLEFPYVFILNIDQQFNKQDSMSEVILSRKNGLGLKYVARVATNAKEEYLPSSIKLSIPSLTYTQNEEELQLASYSELMRLLYVAMTRAEKKLYLVGKGSREKLESKEYLTNGQGLLTRQTRLDAQNFQDWIWAIYQAFSKEDLHFSVRFEGEEQLTEEAIGKLETKSQLQDLSQTSNRQSDTIKEALEMLKEVEVYNEIHRAAINLPSVQTPSQIKKFYEPVMDMEGVVVAGQSKPKENTIQFELPDFSKTEKVTRAEIGSATHELMQRINLDKEPKLETLTVALEQVQASPAVKDKVNLNKILSFFDTALGQEILKNQDKLYREQPFSMLKRDAKSQEDFVVRGILDGYLVYEDKIVLFDYKTDHYEYPSQLIERYRGQLSLYAEALSRSYQIDKVEKYLILLGKDMVEVVEVN
- a CDS encoding YkgJ family cysteine cluster protein, with the protein product MSKEIDIEYYHQLALQKQKEHRKFLGNLKKKAPKNLDKIALEIHQEVFEEIDCTACANCCKTLGPDFKEADITRIAKYFKMKLPAFEDEFLQVDEDGDKVFKSMPCPFLGDDNLCSIYDVRPKACREFPHTDRKKIYQINNLTIKNTLTCPAAYLFVEKLREKTE
- a CDS encoding LPXTG cell wall anchor domain-containing protein; this encodes MKKLTKFGIITMSVFVLNLVSQSVVQADETNSEPANVSVTPGITNSTDAENTSSADNKVAPDPTSDTSLKSDEEGANASSPKTMVAPDPTSDTSLKSDEEGANASSPKTEEISTNSEATTGGKEDSTSPSGTSTGSVPGASWEPDGSNIIDEGGYVNVEGLPAHFSEDGKSVVYNYTVSFKGMHSSDRGQTVRDIRVRIPKIAGAKADFTLIGTRDANENPVDVNVPMKELKYDEYDAYSDWDAIVPTAEELAAGKKPSIVDMQDYDFGDGTVNLYAVSSKTLRSTALRVSVTVPLEEAKKIKYLPIDARFAWKCSQEGGVGSFEEGCQSLEEYHRIQPYYPDSNGKMTYGALANPSLVDDTYVQNDHLVRSVSNPTTHITPNNGDWKTIPHDVNINPETFFNYVKTFTLKYNPAVKYYASEFEDMADQDVSTLHYGDVVVDYVIKGTNQSIKETYKDTPLTSIYGSDGNLVTYNAAENADERPSSITVDGKKYNLVGVSSTSAPETGQLKEGTTHVIYEYEKEPDPEPTPDPKPTPDPEPTPDPKPTPDPEPTPDPEPTPDPKPTPDPEPTPDPEPTPDPEPTPDPEPIPNPEPTPDPKPTPDPEPTPDPKPTPDPEPTPDPEPTPDPKPTPDPEPTPDPEPTPNPEPTPDPKPTPDPEPTPDPKPTPDPEPTPDPKPTPDPEPTPDPKPTPDPEPTPDPEPTPDPKPTPDPEPTPDPEPTPNPEPTPDPKPTPDPEPTPDPKPTPNPEPTPDPKPTPNPEPTPDPGSKSEETPKPIQQDKVQSSEQKVAHEKAQLPNTGTSDSPLIMNLLAIIAGIFGISLFKKSKKNKELSE